Below is a window of Malania oleifera isolate guangnan ecotype guangnan chromosome 1, ASM2987363v1, whole genome shotgun sequence DNA.
ACATAGTTGCTTCAACTTCTTTTGAtaggctttctctgtacccatcttcaacgatgtccatgacatcctgagcacctagaagggctctcatttgaatagatcagttgtcataattctcccgtgTCAACTTTGGAATAACAACTTgtgtagtaccgttagccatttgagttaatatatcaaaaaacagAGTAATGGGGATAGATTTTGGCAAATATGATAccaccaatgtgttcagaaggtcAAAAAACTTTAGGAACCAGTTTAAAAATCACTGAATCGGCCAAAAAACAATTCTGAACCAGTTTAACTTAACAGACGTTAACGAAGATAACGGGTTGAGTGGTTACCATTAGAGCCACATGGTGGCTTTTGGGCATGCCGCGTGTTGGCGATTGAATGTGGGTCGGTAGCCGAGTAGGGTTGTCCACGTGGGGCTGGAGACGAGTTGTTGGACTGGGTAAAGAAGACGCGTGCAAGGTGCGTGTAGCACGTGACTTCGCCGATTAGCACTCTCCTCAGCGCGTACAGTGCGTCTGGATGACACTGTGTCTTTTGTCGGTGCGTGGGAGCACGTGCGGGGGTTCCCGAACTCCGTTTGATCCATGGTTTTCACCTTTGGAATCGTTTCAGCgtgaatttcacaatggtatgctcaattttggatttgaagcaacttcaaatttggaaaaaaaaaaaatcgaatttctctctgttcgcctctgtttggcgaatttcAACGAATCTGAacactctgataccactgatgggtggaggggactcactcaatcactggttgtgattgaaactcagtgaagATTACATACAAATAcaaaacaattaatttcaatctgaaaaagaAACAAACAGAGACGAATTTAAGATACACAAACTCTCTTCTTCTCACTAGTTATTCACCCTCACTACACCgcacattacattacacacacacatctatttatagcataACAAATGAAGATTAAAATCAACAATTGTGGGCTGGTTGGTGAAGTTGGTGACTGACTCCTGcccaaattcaacagaggtgggctgCCGGCCATGTTTTGCCGCCATCGTCCCACCGTTAAGTTTACTCTTCAACAATTGAGAGTCTATTTAAGTGAGTTTTATGGTCTCGAATAAAACACAACTCGAAACACTTGTATAATAGTACAATAGACAACCAATTGAAGAATGTGAAGCTTTTGTGTAACTTTTGCATACTAAAGTACAAATGTAGCCATTTTTAAGCGtcctaatagttttttttttttcttaccaaATAATGATATTTATCACTGTTACATATCTCATGAAATATATGATGTGACATATCCTAATTAATTTAATACCACatgcaattttttaaaaaatatatatattatctattttttaaaacaattggATGCATGCTATGCCATTCATGAAAACTTTTCATGCTTGATATATAATGAGTAGTGTCTTTGGTATCTATTGACAAGCATAAATTCATTTTCTAAAGGTCAATTGTCTTCATTAATGGCTAGTTTGTTAAGGGACATTACTCTACCTTACTTTAGACTTTATAGTTCCAACGAAAATGATGTTTTAGAGACCTTTTGTCAAATAAAATTTGGTGCTTGCCAAATTATGAACAATAATTAAGTTAACTGAAATGTCATCTTCAAATATGCATTAAGGAACAGTCCTATAATTTGACTTTTTATTTTCAAGTTCTAAACTTAAAGAtgcatataatattaaaatatatgataaaaaattaattatctCACATTATGTAATCAAAGTAACAACAAATTAATACTAGCTTGTTATAGTATAATAATttgacttttttttatttttcaagttttaaatttttaattgtatAGCCAAAGTAACTACCATTTTTTGTTCTTAATTCTTACCATAATAGAAAAATACCCCTTTGCATCAAAACTCTAGAGTGTCACAATATAATAGCAAGTAATCTAACTCAAGAAAAGATAAACAAAACAAATGCTACAATATCCAAAAGAAATTTTGGATTGATAATTAAGAAACCCAGAATTTATATTTAGTTGAAAAACCAAGCAATTTTTGTGTTGAAAAGCAATGAATTTGACATCAAATTTTTCATTCAAGTATtttaaatcaaatactttaaaatcaaaatttcaaaacccAATCTAGGAAACCAAATGCATGCTAGCCAATTAAAAGGTTTCAATGTATGAGATGTTAAATCTACATTAATTTAATTCTTATTACAATATGTGCATAGTTAATAGCTCCCAAGAGTGGCTCTGGAGGTAAATTTAAGGTTTTCCTAGTTAAATGATTAGAATTAAAGTCTTGGTGGCTAATGAAATAAGTTTTACTGCTAGTTAGGCTTACTTCCTATTGAGCTGCATGCGGCATCAATGGGTTTTTTTATGCACAAATGAATGAGTTATTCGggttgatgacttatttgataaGTTGAAATGAAATAGAtcaaaaacataataaaatgaaaaagtatGGTATAAACGTAATAACCATTGGGTACGGAAAATAAGTTTCATATCAATAAGGTTTTTGACACATATATAGATATGTCGGCATGCATGTGTAGCTATCCTTAGTATTAGTTCTAATGGTTTTGattgacccaaataataataatatttataactaCCATGTTACCCTAAAAGTTATGATGTCGTCGTATATACACTAATTATATTAAAACATGcgattttttatattattaagaatattttaaaaattaattggtATGAGCTATAATATTATTCAACAAAAGCTTTTCATGTAAGGCATCACGCATGATggatattatttattttcttacgTATGTTGATAAGGCCAAAACAAGGACCAcattaatttttttcttccttttaatGGCTACTCTCTTATTAGGGCCATTTGAAAGAAAATTAAGCAAATCATAGCGAAAATGATGTTTTCAAAGGAATTATTGTCAAATAGAATTTGATGCTAATCGAATTAGAGATctaattaaatattgttttaaaatttgCATCAAGGTACGATAATCAACATATTATAGAAACACATGTTATAATAtgagcataaaataaataatttaaataatttttaaaaatatcgcTTAAAATTTTCTCAGTAAACAAGAGAACAAAAGCTCAATCCATGGGTTTGAGTTCGGCTCAAATTTCCAACGAGATTAACTAGGCGATTTGAGAAAAAACTCAAATTAAAGTCAAATCACGTTGGATGTGGTTTTGATTAATTTAGTACTTAAATGGATTAAGATGGATTGATGGTttagcagttttttttttttcttagaaacAATTAACTTGGAAGAGTATGAAGAAGTGAAACTAAAATTTAtggaaaatagaaagtaaaattTATATTATGAATGATGTTGTCAGTTGTGTAAGTAGGATGACTAGTGGTCACTTGCAAGAAGTGCAGTCTTGACCATCTGaaagcaaaaactcagttgataGAATTGTCTAATagctcaaaatataaaaattaagataGAAAGAGCCTCTAAGATAATGTTGGGAagatggaatttttttttttggatttagaGATTTGCATAGATttcaaagaaatttaatataattttattctatGCCGTACACAAATtaacataaattcaaattcaagttctAAACTTTATGCTTTCATACATTTTTAACCGGAATGCACCAATCACACAATACATAGTCTTCAACATTATTccctttaaatttttttgtttcttttactttttcgTCATTACTTCTGCATTGATTCAAATTAGGTCAATGGTTTGCGTTTTGCACACTCAATCCGTCACTCAATAGGGGTGGCGAAACGGGTCGAAATCCGATTGGTGACTCATGACCTGCCCATTTAAACCAAATTTGGATTTAATAcaagttgacccatttataaatgggtcaacccggATTCGATTTGTTTATTAAACGAGTTAGATGAGTTCGGGTTGGATCACCCACAAATGAATgagtgttttaaaaaaatatatatattatttatatgaaatatttttaaaatattaataataaataaattatattttttaaacagatGAACGTACATAATAGTCACCCAATAGTAAACAGATCAACAACCCAAATTCAAATCTATTTAACCCCAACCAATTTATGATCTGTCCAAACCCGACCTATTAACTCGTTCCACCACCCTATTACTCAACTTACATGCCCAATTTATATGAACTACATTCTGCGGCTCAACCAAACACTTTAAAGATTATTCTTTACAAATTATTTGAACTGGAAAAATATTTGTTGTCCCGGCCAATTGTCATTGCGGGCTCACGTCGGCTGACAACAACGAAGAACGGTGAAATTGAATAAAATTTGTCGCTGAGTTCGTTAGTTCATCGAGTACATGCTATCACGCGAGTCTTTGATTATCATTCTTGGCAAGGCTAGTTTAATTTAAGTGGGTCAAGTTGATCGGGTTGGCCCATTTTGTGAGCCCAACTGTGGCGTGGTCATATTCCTTCCGAAAAGAAGGCGCCAAAACGCACAGGAATTGTAAATGGGAAGAGCACAGCACTGCTCCCATCCCCATCCCCAACCCCATCCCCTTCCCCTTCCCCTTCCTCCCTGGAGCTAGAAAGCGACGCATGAGAGTGGCCCCGCGACAGTAGCTCTGCCCCTACTGACGCCGCGCGTGCGAGCCCCACCCCCTCACCTATTCCCGACCGTGCCGGTACGTAACTGACAGGTGTCCCTTCCTCCCCTCTCCGCCACCCCATTCACACCATCTTCCACCGTCCGATCCCCGGCGACCATGGTCTGAGGCGTTATCCGACGGCGAAAGAGGGGCGGAGCAGGGCGGGTGCCATGGGGAAGCAAGCAGGCAAAAGTACAAAAACAATTGGCGAGAAATCCGGGGAGAAACAGCGTACGAAGAGGGAATCTGATGCGGACAAGACGCGTCCGAAATCAGAGGAGCCAACCAATAATTACTCCCCACGCTGTCCGACAATCATGATTCTGTCGGTCGGCACTGTTCCCACCTCCTCTTCCCAtcaatcactctctctctctctctctctctctctctctctattatttttaaatttctttggcGGAATTCGGACTCTACCTCTACGTCTAGCCGCCCAATCTTCGCCGCACGCTATACGAACAGTATCACATGCCATGCACATGCTACTGCTTCATCCCTCCTCGTCATTCACGTACAATGCACGCTATTTTTTTCGCACTtgtttaatataaaatttttaataatttctttaagcatggttaaaaaaaaaaggttttaatTTTTCCTTCATTGAAAGTTTTATAACAGTGACtggttaaaaataataatagtcgTCTCTTTTTCTAATTGAGGAAGGAATGGACGCAGTTGAAATTTTATTATATAGTGCATGCATTTAGTCCTAATCCCTAAAATGATATTAGGTATATTGagatttttttactattttaaacCATGTGATGTACTGTTATTAGAGATTAATTAGGACAAACcatctttgaaaaattttatatcaAAAGTTTGTTTTAGTGAGAAGTTTAAATTTGATATTCAATTAACTTAAGAGAGAATTTCTTCAACaaagttaaaatttaattaatcttatatatatatatatatatatatatattaatagaaTATGTGTGAACTACTAGATGAGATCAATTGTTTCATTTGTTTCACaacctattaaaaaaaaaaaaatcaaatcaaacaaAAGTCCGCAATGGTTTCTAGAAACCTTtatcaattgttttttttttttttttaatttgaaaacttCAGTCACCATTGCGCCACTTTAAATATTATGTTGCaataccaaatcccaaaagtgAAAGTCGTCCGCCAATTGACGCATTCCTGGTTGTTTACCAGAATAAACTCTCAATGGGGAATCGAATTCGTGATCTgagggtcaccaaagtcacaagttttTAAGAATCTTTTGAGCAAaggaaattaaattaaaatgcatgactttgtttagttttttttttttcacttttgttAAACTTCAACCTTATTTTTGGTAACTTTCTGTGATGACGATGGAagtatttgaaaattaaatattcCTTTTAAGCATAAGGAATAATTGGTGCTTAGAATTTAGGTTTGTGTTGGACTAGTgtttttttcaattatttaaaACGTAAAAATCAGAATAATTTGTCCAATATATGGTGTAAGTCATATTTTATAGATTTACCCATCATCAcaattatgataattattttgTAAAAATTACATCTaggaatattttattttttatggaaatggtattcaagaaaaaaaaaagtttaaaatgaAATCGGGAAAgagatagaattttttttttttttgataaattggGAACTCTAGTCATCATCGCGTCACTTTAGACATTATGGTGTGGCACCAAATCCGGGGGTAAAACTCTCCACCCATGGATATACTCTGATGATTCACTAAGGTAAACTCTCAAGAGAGAATTTTTTTAATAGTAttataataagagagagagagagagagagagagagagagagagagagagagagagagagagagagggcaaatataacatatgcttcaACGATAATAAAATTATACCTATCATGTAAATGGAGTAGAGAGTctttaataataaatatatatacatggaaCAGCAAATCAAAGACTTACTATATAAAAAGTATTAGTATGTCGGAATAAAGTTAGTAGGAcctatataatacatatatattatgTGTATTAACATGGATTAATATTAATTAATGGTCTATATATtctattaaatataaaaaataataaggaGACCAATAGCCTTACGTGATGCATGTTGGCGTGATCACTGCTATTCTCTACAGCAAAATCATTGTATTATGTTCTCCACCGATAtaacttgattttttttcttcGCTTGATCcaagattttttttattataatttaaaaatactatgCAACAATATTatatgtgttatatatatacatacatacgcaCATAAAAATACTGTACTCTTAAAAACAAAACATAATTAGTAAAAGCCACACGTGAGCAATTCTATGTATTCACACTTCCATTTGATGTATTGATTATTGTTCTAGTACTGCCGTGCTTTTCTTTGTTTATGGGATTGCCCAATCAAAACACCGGTACAATCAATTAGTTTCTCTGGGTCGTTAGAAAAGGAGCTAGCTTTGGAATAATAATTATGGTCACAATTATTATCTTAATGCATGCTTCTGATTGTCCTACCCCCACTCACTGGTAccataattatatataatttattactACCACTCTGTATGGAGTGATGGCAATTAGCACATGCACAATAGTGCCAATATGACCTAAAATTATGAATAGATACAATAAATaagttttttagaaaaaaaaaataaatattttgaaaatatccagcatatatatatatatatatataataaatttgtATTCAAATTTGATTGAATTATATAAATTTTACGTTCAAAATTTAACTTGATTTCaatttatcatataattatttgataaatatttaattatacgGTATGTTTTTAAGATTTAAGTTTCACTTAATTAAGTTAGTTTTAATTATAAAAACTTACCAATATTTTTATGGGATAGGAGGTGATTCAGGTTATCTCTATTTATGTAACATAAATTtgataatttttcaattaatcaaaataaaaactcaaactgaATTTATTGACCTCTTCAAATAATTCAGCAATTGAAGTTGAACAAAACCAAGTCAAATTTGAAGTTGAGTAagcaataaaatttttattttatgtgttaggaaaattacttttttttaaaaaaattatttacacaGATAATTATTATGTAAAAACTTCAAAATATGATTTGCTTGCATGAAACTTTGCCctttaaattttcaaatcaacTAGCTTATAAAAATATCAATCATAACTCAACGTGAAAACTAATTACAAATTTCTACAcattatttgtttgttttttaacTTTATATTGTTCTTtggattaaaatattattattatagtggAAACCGCGGCCCGAGCGGGTAGAGGCTCAACCCAGCAAGCCGACCCAAATAGGGGAGGGAGGGTGGGCGGGACCCATGTGGAGCCGACTGAAATGTCAGCATGCATTGATGTCCAGAACCGAACATTGTAAGCCTGTAAAGCTGTTTCACTCTCTGGAACTCCATATAACCCTTGCCCAACACAAAATATGTCTGAGGCCAGACCCAGAGGCCAGAGCTATACCccctgcctctctctctctctctctctccataaaAACCCCCCAAGCCCCTCCCAAACAACCCAATTGGATCCACCTCCCTCTCCTCATCCATCTTCATCTTCAATCATCTTCTTCAATTCTCCACTGATCAAGTTATATTCCTCCTTCTACCCCAACCCCTTAATTCCAAATTAATCCAACGTACACCAACCCAATCACTACCATTCGCGGCCAAATATGCCCTCAGACACCGGCGACCGCCGACCCACAAAACCCACTACGGCGGGTCCTCCTCCGCCGGAGCAAGAACACCTCCCCTGCCCCCGCTGCGACTCCACCAACACCAAGTTCTGCTACTACAACAACTACAACTTCTCCCAGCCCCGCCATTTCTGCAAGTCCTGCCGCCGCTACTGGACCCACGGCGGCACCCTCCGCGACATTCCCGTCGGCGGCGGCACCCGCAAGAACGCCAAGCGCTCCCGCACCGTATGCGcaccctcctcctcctcctctgccGCAGCCGCCGCCGCAGCCTCCCTCGACTTCAACCACCCTTCGTTACCCGCCGCTCCCCTTTTTATATCCCTCGCCGGCCAAGGGTCGTCGGTGCCGTTCGTGGGCTGCGACGGCAAGCCCAACAATCTTAACGCCTACGGGAGCTTCACCTCTTTGCTAAATACTCAGGGGCCCGGCTTCCTGGCCGTGGGCGGGTTTGGGGTCGGGCTTGGGCCCGGGTTTGAGGATATGGGCTTTGGTATGGGCAGGGTGGGTTGGCCGTTTCAGGGAATTGGAGACGGTGTCGCCGGCAGCTGCGATGGCGCTGGGCTCGGGGGCGGCGGTGGCGGAGCAAATCTCATGGGGAACACGCGGCAGTTCGAGAGTGGGGAAGCTGGGTTTGTTGGCGGTGGGGATTGTTTTTCTTGGCCGGACCTCGCTATTTCCACTCTCGGAAATGTTCTGAAATGATACATATTGGTTTTCTTTCTCctaattttttcctttttgttacTAAGAGTAGCTTTAAGGTTTTCCCCTTGACGGGAGGAATGTTATGATTACTTAGGTATGGCAATTAGGGCGAGCGCTCTCATCTTTTGACTTCAATGCATGCCT
It encodes the following:
- the LOC131158966 gene encoding dof zinc finger protein DOF3.4; protein product: MPSDTGDRRPTKPTTAGPPPPEQEHLPCPRCDSTNTKFCYYNNYNFSQPRHFCKSCRRYWTHGGTLRDIPVGGGTRKNAKRSRTVCAPSSSSSAAAAAAASLDFNHPSLPAAPLFISLAGQGSSVPFVGCDGKPNNLNAYGSFTSLLNTQGPGFLAVGGFGVGLGPGFEDMGFGMGRVGWPFQGIGDGVAGSCDGAGLGGGGGGANLMGNTRQFESGEAGFVGGGDCFSWPDLAISTLGNVLK